Sequence from the Salinicoccus sp. RF5 genome:
TCCTGGAGGGTATCGACGACATTCACCTTCTCTTTGATCTGCTTATACAGTTTAGGATTGTTCGTTTCACTGTACTCTTTCGCATCATCAAGAATGCTGAGTGTAAGATTGCCAAGGTTCTTCACTTCTTTTTGCGCACCCTGCAGGGCAAGGCCAGGCGAGCGCTTAAGAAGATGAGGATCCAGATGGTTTGGCTTATAGTCCTCGGAGAAGTCTCTTCCTGGGACTATACGGGTTACAATCCATGCAAGAGCGGCAATGAACGGCAAGTGGATAAGTGTATTTGTGATATTAAAGAAACCATGTGCAAAAGCAATCGTCATTTCGGGGTTGAGATCCATTGCAGACTGCAGATATGAAATGAGATTTACGAACAACGGCATGATGATCATGAAGATCGTTGCACCGATTACGTTAAAGATGACATGGACGGCAGCTGCCCTCTTGGCTGCGATGGAGCCTACAAGCGCTGCAAGGACAGCAGTAATTGTTGTTCCTATATTATCCCCGAGCAGTAATGGCAAACCGGCGCTAAGGTCGAGCAGTCCATTACTATAAAGACTCTGGAGGATACCGATGGTAGCACTCGAGCTTTGGACTATGACCGTAAGTACTGTACCGACAGTAACTCCAAGAAGAGAGTTGGTAGACATGTCCAGCATCAGATCTGTAAACCATTGGTAATCTGCCAAAGGTTTCATCCCCTGACCCATCAGGTCAAGTCCATAGAACAGGGCGCCGAAACCGAAGAGTATGCGACCGATGTTATAGGATTTTGGGCTGTTCTTCAGAAAGAATATGAGGAATGCACCAAGGGCCAGAATCGGCAGTGCATAGTCGCCAATCTTCAGTCCGATGATGAAGGCAGTGACTGTAGTACCTATGTTGGCACCCATAATGACCCCAATGGATTGACGCAGTGTCATAAAGCCTGCGGAAACGAGTCCAATAGTCAGTACTGTTGTTCCTGTACTGGTCTGCAGCAGTATTGTAACGACAATACCGGCAAGGACACCTTTAAGCGGGTTGGATGTCATCCGGTTCAGAATTTCGCGCAACCGGTCTCCTGCAGAAGCCTGGAGGCCATCCCCCATCTGTTTGATACCATAAAGAAAAATACCAAGTCCTCCGAGAAATAGAAAGATGACTTCCATCGGACTGAGTTCCATAAATATTCCTCCACCCAGGTACAGCGTACCTTAATATTATATTAATAATTTTTACGCAATATTTACCATTCATATTACGACTTACATTATAGGATGAAAAAAATGAAATTGCATCAGAATAAAAAAATTAACCCGGGTTAAATTCTTATATTTGGCGTGAAACGCTTTATTTCATAACTTGTTGTTCCCTAGATAAAAGCGTTTCAAACCCCGCCAATTCTGGTGTATAACGAATGGTATAGTATAATATTACTTCCAAATGGAAAGATGAATTCGCAAGATTTCAAATTATCAAAATCAATATCGACAATTCCCGCACGATATGAGAAAATTGAGATTATAATACATAGTGTAGATGGGGAGGACAAGCGTGTGACGGTCGTACTATTTGATGTGGATGGCGTTTTTTTAAGTGAGGAAAGGTGTTTCGATGTATCCGCCCTGGCGGTGCACGAGATGCTCTATAGTCCAAGATATCTGAACCTGGATACATATCAGTTCCGTACGGATTACAGCAATCAGGAAATAAAGGAAATCAGGGCGGAAGTGTTCAGCAACGATGAGGTGCTTGACCGTTTTAAGCAGATGGGTCTGAACTCCAATTGGGATATGCTTTTTGTGACATTTTCCATCCTGTATATAGAATTGCTGAGAAATGCGGACCTGAAGATGGAAGGAATGGATCTCGCCGACATCCAAGGCGTTGGCGGTATGATTAACACTCAGGAAGTGGATTACGGAAAGGTGGTCGAATTCCTGAAGGGTGATACCTACACAAAAGATTCCATATATGATGCGCTCATGGCATATGCCAGGGAGAAGCTGAACATTGAAGATGCATCGGCCTTTGAGATGGCAGGTCCCATATGGGAGAAGGGGCAGTATAAATATCAGGAATGGTATCTTGGCAGCAGTGACGTCAAGACCTCTACAGGCATTGAAGCGGAAGAGCTGGACAAGCCTGGATTCATTCATGATGAAGAATGGATTGTTGCCCCTGAAGACATCAGGGGGATGCTGAAGCGCCTGCTTGATGCAGGAGTCGAGATCGGCGTCGCCACAGGACGGCCGAGACAGGAGACGCTGATTCCATTCCATCAGGAACGTCTCATGGACATATTCAGGAACAACAGGATCTCAACGGCATCAGAAGTGCTTGCGGCAGAAGCAACAGATCAGGCTGAAGGCTCTCTTGCCAAGCCTCACCCATATAGCTACCTGTGGAGTCTGTATGAACATGACGAAGTGCATTTCGAGGATGCATTGAATCAAAGGAACATATCCGATGACAAGGTTGTCATTGTAGGGGATTCGGTAGCCGACTATTATTGTGCAGAAGCAATCGGGGCTGAATTCATTGCTACATTGACCGGGTTGACCGGACGGGCGATCATTCCAAATTTTGAAGCACTGGGCGTCACCGACATGGTGGAAGATGTTCTTGGTGTAGAGGAAATCATATTAAAAAACCATCACTCATGAGTGATGGTTTTTTAGATTGTCCTATTCCTCTCAGGACAAGTCCACCTGCTTCACCTTATCGAAGCCTTCTATTTTTGTGAGTTCTTCAATCGCTTCATCATTTACACTCTGGTCGAGTCTCAGGGACAATAGTGCTGCGCCGCCTTCGTCCTTTCTGCCCAGCTGCATGCTGGCAATATTGATGTCATATTTGCCGAGCGTGTGGCCCATCTCTCCAATGATGCCGGGACGGTCGAGGTGGTTGATGAAGAGCAGGTGCTTTGTCGGTTTGATATCGACCTGGAAGCCATTTATCTTTACAATGCGTTCCCCATAGCCGTTCAAAACGCTGGCGCCGATCGTCAGTGTTTCATCGTTGTTGACCAACTCTGCTTCAAGATAGTTGCTGTAGCCATGTGTCTGTCCCTTCTTCTCCACTTTGTATGTGACATCCTGCTCCTGGAGCAGGTAGAGGGCATTGATGATATTGACGTTCTCTCCAAGGTGGGGCTTCAGCATATTTGCAACAAATGACCGGGTGAGTATGCTTGTGTCATCCAATGCCAGGTCTCCATGATACTTGAGCTTGATTTCCAGGGGCGGTCGGTTCATCAGCTGTATCGCCACTTCACCCATATGGCTGGATATATTTATGAAAGGCTTCAGTTCCTCGTTGATGTTTTCGCTCATCCGCGGTGCATTCACCGCATGGACGATCGTGTTGTTCTCAAGGATATTGATTATTTCCCGGGAAACGCTGATGGCCACCTTTTCCTGTGCTTCGACAGTCGAAGCACCAAGGTGCGGTGTCACTACGATGCGGGGGTGGTTCAGAAGCTTCTGATTGGTTGGCGGCTCCTCTTCAAATACATCGAGGGCTGCGCCACTTATCTGGCCCTCATCCAGTGCCTCCAGCAACGCTGTCTCATCAATGATGCCGCCTCTCGCGACGTTGACTATTTTAAGTTCCGATTTGGCGGTCTCGAAGAATTCCTTTCCTACAATTCCTCTTGTCTGTGGTGTAAGGGGAGTATGGACCGTAACGAAATCGGCGTGCTTTGCAATATCTTCGACTTCCATCTTTTCTATATCCGCTTCTTTCGCCTTGTCCTCCGACAGGTAGGGATCGAACGCAACAATCTTCATGCCGAAACTCTGGGCCCGACGGGCGACACCGAAGCCGATTTTGCCGACTCCGATGATGCCGAGGGTCTTACCGTACATTTCTGTACCTTTATAGGCTTTGCGGTTCCAGACACCTTCCGAAAGTTCCTTGTGGGCTGCAGGAATTTCCCTCGTCAGGGCAAGCATCATCGCCATCGTATGTTCGGTTGCGGATATGGTATTACCATCAGGGGCATTGATGACGATGACGCCATATTTGGTGGCGGCATCGATATCAATATTGTCCACACCGACGCCTGCCCGGGCGATCACCTTCAAGGAACGTGCATATTGGATGATCTCCTCTGTGATGGTCGTCTGGCTTCTGACGATCATGGCATGGTAATCATGGACGATATTCAGAATTTCCGCTTCAGAGAGGCCGGTTTTGATGTCGACTTCGTAATTTGGATGGTCGAGCAGTTCTTTGATGCCGTCTTCACTGATTGGATCCAGTACAAGTACTTTATATTGATTCATAATATGCCTCCTGGGCAGCAGTCAATGCGCTGCCATAATATTTCTTGCCGCGATAATCGCTTACGATGGCTTCAAGTCCAGACAGAACTGTCAACATATCCTTCGGGAACATATAACCCATGTGCCCAATGCGCAAAATCTTTCCTTTAAGCTGTTTCTGGCCGCCTGCAATTGTGATGCCGTATTTTTTCTTAAGGGCATCTTTGATATGGGAAAGTTCATCTTCATCGGACTTGAATGCAGTGACGGTCGGAGAAGCATGGTCATCCTCCACAAGAAGTTCAAAATCAAGTGCCTTAAGGCCCGCTCTAAGCATATTGCGCATCTTGAGGTGGCGGTCGTAGACCTGCTCCACTCCTTCCTCCTTATAGAGTGCAAGCACTTGGTCCAGTCCCTGGATCAGGGATACGGCTGGTGTGAACGGTGTGGAGTTTTCTTCCAGGGATTTGAAGTATTTGTTGATATCAAGGTAGAATCTCGATATTTCATTTTGACTGGCACGTTCTCTCGCCTGCTTGTTCATTGCCACGAAAGCGATGCCCGGCGGGAGCATCAATGCCTTTTGGCTCCCTGTAACGAGGCAGTCGATGGAATCACGGGCCATATCGAACTGCATACCGCCCACTGCACTTACGCCATCGACGATGAACAGGGTATCTTTATTGTAATTCTTGACGAGTTCCCCCAATGAATGGATGGGATGCACTACGGCTGTAGAGGTCTCACAGGCTTGTGAGAATACAGCCTTGATATTCTCTTTACCGTAAAGGAACGACTTGAAGCTTTGGAGATCCACTCCTTCGCCCCAGGGTACTTCATAAACATGGACATCGTATGGGTATGTCTGGGCGATACTTTTAAAACGCTCACCGAATGCACCGCTGACGATGACGACAATGGATTCGTCGGGTTCTACAAGATTGACCATGGATGTCTCCAATGCACTTGTACCGCTTGAAGTAAGTATGGCTACAGGTTCTTCTGTACCGAATAATGTTTTTATATTGGACTGCACATTTTCCATGAGGGAAGTGAAGTCGGAAGAACGGTGTCCGATCATCCCATCCGACATCGCACGATTCACTTGAGGGGGGATTGGGGTTGGTCCGGGCGTAAGTAACAAGTTAGGTTCCATATATATCTGCCTCCATAGAATAGATGTACACCATAATATCAAAGTTTTCTGTATTTTCCATAATTATAAGGGTTCAATATTTTATAAAGTGTAATATTATCCAATAAAACGTTTTCATCAGTTGTCCTTGCCGTCTTTCAGGATTTCATCGACCAATCTATGGGCTTCCTGATACCTGTCCCGATAGGAATCGCCGTCGAGGATATGGGTGATGGACATCAGATCATGCAGCTCCAGTTCCTCCATGATCATTTGATGAACCTCATTTTTATCTCCAACATGCACAGCAGCCTCATCCTTCGGTGCTTCCGGAGGGAGGACCAGTATGAGGGACCAGTGCTGGAGATGTATATAATAGTCGAAAACTGATTTCAGGCGGTTGAATTCCTCCCCATCTGCGTACCGCTTCATATTGACTTTTGTAGTCATGACATCAGTGTCCGCAAAGAAGACTTTGCGTGTGCCGGGGGAGTGGATATGGCGCCTGTTGTTCTCGAACTGTCCGATGCCTATTGCGTGGAAGTCCTTGACGTCAAGCTCATCATCGGCGATCCGGTGTTCACGGCAGTATGTTTTTGCGTACTCCACGGAGTAGCTTGTGGAATAGCGCCTTGCCAGATCCTGTACCATCGAAGTGCGGCCTGTCCCCGGGGCTCCGATGATGAGTACATTCTGGACAAAGAACTTCCTGAAGGTCCGCATGACGTAATCCCAGTTCAGTATGGGTTCTTCCCTGATGCTTGTGCCGCTGATTCCGAGTATTTTGCGGTCGACCATCGTAATGGATGCATCGATGTGGGGCCACTCATCAGAAAAGAAGTCCTTGAGCGGTTCGATATACTCCTCCTCTCCGACATAATAGGTCATACTCTCGACGGGAAAGGGCAGCGAATCCTTTTCTTCGAGGATGGTGTCTGCAAGCATTTTGAGCCAGGGCCCCCAGCCATGCGGATATCTCGGAATATGCGTTTCATCGAGCTTGAGTATGGTGACGTTGTCATCAGGACCAAGCAGCCGACGCATGGATTTGACCCGGTTGTCGAGTGTCATGCCGTAGGTGTCGCCCCGGTCCCCCTGATAACCGCTGACAATCACGAAGGCATGCCTGTTCTCCCGTTTCGCACGGATGATCTGTTCAAAGTGCCCTACATGACAGGGGGCGAAGGTACCGAAATAAATTCCTAGATCTCTCACTATGACAGCTCCTAATCAAATGGTATTAAGACAGTTATATCAGTATAAAAGCGGTTTATCAAATCAATATACATGTTCTTTGGCAACTACCATGCAAAGGTATGCTACAATCAGATGGTAAAAATTAAAGTTGAGGGATAAAATAAATGGTTAAATGGGTAAATATATTTAAAGGGTTTCTGATGGGCATATGTGAATTGATTCCTGGAGTCAGCAGCGGCACGATGGCACTGCTCCTCGGCATCTATGACCAGTTCCTCGGGGCCATCAGTAAGATCGTATCAAAACACTACAGGAAGGCGATCCTGTTCCTGCTGCCGCTGGTCGTCGGGATGGGGATTGCGATACTTACATTATCCAATCTGATAGACTATCTGCTGCGGAATCATATGGTGCCGACGCATTGGTTCTTCATCGGTCTGGTGATCGGCGTCGTTCCAATGATGCTGAGGATTTCGAATTATAGAGTGGAATTCAGGGCAGGCCACTACATCATCCTTTTCATGGCGGTGGCGCTACTCTTTGTTATGGGAATGAGCAGGGGAGAGGAGCAGGTGATCAATGATGT
This genomic interval carries:
- a CDS encoding Na/Pi cotransporter family protein, with amino-acid sequence MELSPMEVIFLFLGGLGIFLYGIKQMGDGLQASAGDRLREILNRMTSNPLKGVLAGIVVTILLQTSTGTTVLTIGLVSAGFMTLRQSIGVIMGANIGTTVTAFIIGLKIGDYALPILALGAFLIFFLKNSPKSYNIGRILFGFGALFYGLDLMGQGMKPLADYQWFTDLMLDMSTNSLLGVTVGTVLTVIVQSSSATIGILQSLYSNGLLDLSAGLPLLLGDNIGTTITAVLAALVGSIAAKRAAAVHVIFNVIGATIFMIIMPLFVNLISYLQSAMDLNPEMTIAFAHGFFNITNTLIHLPFIAALAWIVTRIVPGRDFSEDYKPNHLDPHLLKRSPGLALQGAQKEVKNLGNLTLSILDDAKEYSETNNPKLYKQIKEKVNVVDTLQDTLRSYIIDASKYDISPEDAERQSTLLEVTRIFYKVSGQINEYADLFNKKHRENIDLSEPAQEGLEDLFNHVYKSFRKSIESLDIYNPQDLEEVIRLSQKSYKIENKLRKQHVKRLNKGICSTDGGLLYVDLISTLERIGYNARNISETNLSDEIDDLAEDFTIYE
- a CDS encoding HAD hydrolase-like protein, which codes for MTVVLFDVDGVFLSEERCFDVSALAVHEMLYSPRYLNLDTYQFRTDYSNQEIKEIRAEVFSNDEVLDRFKQMGLNSNWDMLFVTFSILYIELLRNADLKMEGMDLADIQGVGGMINTQEVDYGKVVEFLKGDTYTKDSIYDALMAYAREKLNIEDASAFEMAGPIWEKGQYKYQEWYLGSSDVKTSTGIEAEELDKPGFIHDEEWIVAPEDIRGMLKRLLDAGVEIGVATGRPRQETLIPFHQERLMDIFRNNRISTASEVLAAEATDQAEGSLAKPHPYSYLWSLYEHDEVHFEDALNQRNISDDKVVIVGDSVADYYCAEAIGAEFIATLTGLTGRAIIPNFEALGVTDMVEDVLGVEEIILKNHHS
- the serA gene encoding phosphoglycerate dehydrogenase; this translates as MNQYKVLVLDPISEDGIKELLDHPNYEVDIKTGLSEAEILNIVHDYHAMIVRSQTTITEEIIQYARSLKVIARAGVGVDNIDIDAATKYGVIVINAPDGNTISATEHTMAMMLALTREIPAAHKELSEGVWNRKAYKGTEMYGKTLGIIGVGKIGFGVARRAQSFGMKIVAFDPYLSEDKAKEADIEKMEVEDIAKHADFVTVHTPLTPQTRGIVGKEFFETAKSELKIVNVARGGIIDETALLEALDEGQISGAALDVFEEEPPTNQKLLNHPRIVVTPHLGASTVEAQEKVAISVSREIINILENNTIVHAVNAPRMSENINEELKPFINISSHMGEVAIQLMNRPPLEIKLKYHGDLALDDTSILTRSFVANMLKPHLGENVNIINALYLLQEQDVTYKVEKKGQTHGYSNYLEAELVNNDETLTIGASVLNGYGERIVKINGFQVDIKPTKHLLFINHLDRPGIIGEMGHTLGKYDINIASMQLGRKDEGGAALLSLRLDQSVNDEAIEELTKIEGFDKVKQVDLS
- a CDS encoding alanine--glyoxylate aminotransferase family protein, with translation MYMEPNLLLTPGPTPIPPQVNRAMSDGMIGHRSSDFTSLMENVQSNIKTLFGTEEPVAILTSSGTSALETSMVNLVEPDESIVVIVSGAFGERFKSIAQTYPYDVHVYEVPWGEGVDLQSFKSFLYGKENIKAVFSQACETSTAVVHPIHSLGELVKNYNKDTLFIVDGVSAVGGMQFDMARDSIDCLVTGSQKALMLPPGIAFVAMNKQARERASQNEISRFYLDINKYFKSLEENSTPFTPAVSLIQGLDQVLALYKEEGVEQVYDRHLKMRNMLRAGLKALDFELLVEDDHASPTVTAFKSDEDELSHIKDALKKKYGITIAGGQKQLKGKILRIGHMGYMFPKDMLTVLSGLEAIVSDYRGKKYYGSALTAAQEAYYESI
- a CDS encoding AAA family ATPase is translated as MRDLGIYFGTFAPCHVGHFEQIIRAKRENRHAFVIVSGYQGDRGDTYGMTLDNRVKSMRRLLGPDDNVTILKLDETHIPRYPHGWGPWLKMLADTILEEKDSLPFPVESMTYYVGEEEYIEPLKDFFSDEWPHIDASITMVDRKILGISGTSIREEPILNWDYVMRTFRKFFVQNVLIIGAPGTGRTSMVQDLARRYSTSYSVEYAKTYCREHRIADDELDVKDFHAIGIGQFENNRRHIHSPGTRKVFFADTDVMTTKVNMKRYADGEEFNRLKSVFDYYIHLQHWSLILVLPPEAPKDEAAVHVGDKNEVHQMIMEELELHDLMSITHILDGDSYRDRYQEAHRLVDEILKDGKDN
- a CDS encoding DUF368 domain-containing protein, with product MVKWVNIFKGFLMGICELIPGVSSGTMALLLGIYDQFLGAISKIVSKHYRKAILFLLPLVVGMGIAILTLSNLIDYLLRNHMVPTHWFFIGLVIGVVPMMLRISNYRVEFRAGHYIILFMAVALLFVMGMSRGEEQVINDVAITFPLLVKLFFSGILASTTMLLPGISGSLVLLILGSYSIVIYAVSELTSFNLGILPILIAVGSGIVLGLLVASRIIQYLLRHYTYLTYALILGLVIGSVFAIYPGLPDTAVSWTVTVLSAILGFAISWYMGADNEGAI